The DNA segment tgtacagtagttgtcgtttgtttatgtaatatatacgtgttgtgtctcgttttgtttacatatattaGACCgctgtttttcccgtttgaatggttttacactagtaatttttggggccctttatagcttgttgtttggtgtgagccaaggctccgtgttgaaggccgtactttaacctataatggtttactttttaaattcttatttggatggagagttgtctcattggcactcacaccacatcttcctatatctatcatttACAATACAGTTGATATATGGTTATTAAACTTATATTAGTATATAGAGAAAAGATAACAAGACTTATATCTTGTTAAATCAGACAGAATTAATTTagcttttttttctaatctgtTGTAAGCAATGCTTAAATAGGTTTTGGTTCATAAAAAATATGCTAAAAATAACCcaacaaacaaaccaaacaaCAAACTATTAATAAAACCTATTCGTCACGAACgtattgaaattctactttctattaattctattttcatgctttttagatatatttttaaagatatgttAGGTTGTCTGTAATAAGGGTAATTGTAGTATTCCCCTATTCAATAGTCCTAAATCGATTAAACAAACGAATCCGGGACACAAACCATCAACAACACAAGGAAAAATCCGAACAAACAGAAACACTAAACCGCTACACAAACAAACGCTAACATGCATAGAAACGGTCTATTTGATAACGACTTCCATATTCCTTACTTCTATATGTGTtggtttaaggtggtacctacaaggagataactctgtaaaatcagcttaacgttttaattacgttgtgttgtaaagggaataatAAGCTTATCAATGATCAAAATgggtgtttgtcaaactactatataaccagtgtaattattctgacaaaacggttggttcaaaatttttgaaatttttatatttttgttaaaggctcaaagttaatactttgttaaaattttatgaatattaaaggagccaaatttatttcagtgaaagtgttgggtaccaccttcaTGTTATCTAATGGTTTTggtgatctttttttttaatgttgtctatatctttttttaaggtTGTCTAAGTCTTTTTGTTGAAGGTTGTCTACATATCATTTTGTTGAAGGTTGTCTATACCTTTTTTGcttgtttcaatattttcaattaattgtcCAATTGtccgtttttttaattttccaaatcctaaaaaaatatccagtgtttttttgcataatttttgcagaaaattgttaaaaaataatcaggtaaaaaaatcattcttatgaAAATATAACACCATTGCTagataattcatttattttatgaaaacattcaagtatacaaataaaaatgtacCAATCCGAAATAACaattaagaaaagaaagaaagaaacagGAAAATGGTGGTTCTCAAATAATATTACATTACATGTTTCATATATTCAATATAAGATGCATTCAAATAAGAGAGTAGTTCATAGAAACATGATACATGTTAAATAAAAGGAAATGCATAAATATAGAAAtcaacaaatatgacaaatacacctagTGCGTATAAGGGCACTGTCAATCCGACATTCTTAAAATATGTCCAACAAGattgaaatatacatttttatgatattcGAATGAACTAGTATCCAGTTAATAACGATTACTGTTGTTAACTGTATCATATAGAGTTATCCTTCTAGAAATGATTTtccttaaaaaatgaaacactataaaattataattacgCAAATTTTGTAACAGTGATGTTTCAACATTCATTACTGTTGATGCACTTTAATATGTTATCAACAATAGGCAAACATGTGCATTGGCATATGCACAAAGTGTTTATCTGTAGCCTGTATTAACCAGGATTCATATATTAACATTCAGTCTGTTACTTTTCTTCGTCCTTGCTCAGATATCTCAGTAAAGCGTCGTGTTCTGCTTTATGACCAGTTTCCTTCTTAATGGTATTGATGATAACTGATGATAAGGGTTCGTCAGATGAATCTACAAATATAAGACATTTCAGAAATAGTTTCTAACTTCTACGTCAAATGTTCCTTGTTGGAGAAttttctcattagcaatcaaaccacatcttcttatatttatattcttagACACTTGTTTCTAAATGTATCCCTCCGTTAGATCACAACAAAAGTTGGATAAAAGATACGTAAACCCTTTTTATCTCTCCTGATACAGAAGACCGACCAAAGTAAACTATATTTATCACTTGGTGTTCATCGTCCGCAGTCATATGCAACAATCTCCTTTTGGGTCGATCAGAACCCAACACTGCTGTCAACATCAGTAGAGTGTTCAGTTTAAAatgacatctttttttttttttttttttacatatttgtgaATCCTATTCTTGATTACATATTTATAAGTCAAATGGTCAAAATCATCATTCTATTTCGCCCAGTAATAATTGCACCTTATACCACAAATTTCACctaatttcatgttttgcagATAACAAAGTAGAAACACAGAAACCTTGAATAGTAAACAAATAATCggtaaaataatgaaaaatgaaaaaaaaacactgtacATTAGTTGTGTAATACGAATGAGCCAGAAACTCCGAAATAGCTAGTCAACTTTTTATAGtagttttttttcctttgatcatTGAAGTGTCACCAAATATgtataatgtttataatatttgtacAATGCAACTAACACGCTTCACAAATGtatggtaatttaaaaaattaagcccccttgtttcatttgcaatttaAAACACTAGGAGGAAGCGTAGCGTCATTGTTGTAGCGCTAAAGGACATTGCTCACAACTTTGGGTGCAACAAAATATTCGAAGctgggtaaaaaaaaagtatttcttgaCCTTAAATGACGATATTGAcccatttttattgttttttgcaAACTGTGTAGATAATTAGTGCAACACAAGAAGAAATATAATCAGTAAAATAAGATAAACCAATAAGTCAAAAAGCTATGGTCCGTTGAACTTGAACTATGCTACTTTGAAACGCGGATCTGGCGTAGATAGAAAATTTGAGTCTATGATGCGTTTATTAAGATAGTTAAGCTCAAATCTAAAACTCTTTAAGCATAAAAAGGTATTTGAAGCAAACCAAAACTAAATTAAAGCGTGaagattttgaatttcatttctACAAACTACTGGTGTATATGAACGAACACacactttattatatatactgtggattcatgtatttttgtggatatttagtTTCGttgttttgccaatctctgttAACAAAGCATATAGACTATTTTTAAACATTAGAACTCGTGGTTCACCTGCACCCATTAAAAGTGTTatccaacaaaaaataataaatccacagtatagaattaatataactaacaatggtatataaataaaatcaacagtagtataccactgtacgaaatttataaatctttaacttattaaagggacactagctgtcaaattcatgttcactgattttaatcaaattctcatattttatttataatatagtaaaacatttatccaaactattaaaagtctaaattaaataataaacaggGCACGAACATGAAAATACACAGCTTCGTCTCGTGTTTATTTTAggccagacgccatctaatttaTTACCGACACGACCTCTAAAGTCATGCGATGACCATATaaacgatgtaaacataaatatagatattaatAGATTAAGAAAACTCgtgctgttgtattattctaGGTCTAtgtaatttcatattatagatgaaaaataaataattatcatcGATTTTACTTAtacataaaaatgattttttctgGATCgattcaaccaatcaaatgatttatctttgtttcactttcaatgttgacattcttttccttgaGATAACTTTACACATACAACTCACGTGTTTTGAAGTTCACgtgaatacggattcaatgaggtcgaattatttaATTGCGattgaataattcataatcaatgttgttgtttttttatcttattttcacaaaattggaCCATGCTGGATGCCAAAAAAACTGGATGCTAAAAAactaattattatttcaatttttgcaaTTCCTTATTGATTGAGCAAAATAAAAAGGTATTAGATTTTTTATccatctcgtagctagtgcctcTTAAAAACTGACCATCATAAACAATGATTCCACATTTTTCTTGATACTCCTCCCTTTTTGAAGCTGTGGTCAGAATACCCCTTAGTTGTTCTGTCAAGTCCTCTCTCTGGTGCATCATCTGCTCATAACTAAGTCCAGCAATCATTGAGATGTGCATATTGTACAATGTCTTCACAGGTGTTAGATATTCAGCCGCAAAGTAATAATCTGTATCTCTTGTctgataaaatcaaaacaaaatggttaaaatttaaCATACAGCATGTTCATCCAATGTTTGCAAATGCAATTAACTTAGCATTTACTATACcattattaaaacataaaaaactaagGTTTATACATCAAGATAATGGTTTTGAAATATATAGTcaatatttcatgataatttttacattcatagaaaaattaaatatattagtTCACTGTGTGTATATTTGCATGCAAACAGACCATTTAAACATTTAGAATCAGGAAGTCTCCTCTGAATAACATTCATCTTTGCCTCAATCACACTTTCGATTATGTTTGctataaatttcaatatatatcaacaatgATCCTTCCTATATAATGTATATAGAGCCATTTCAGTGATCAACCAACGCTCTTTGAAACCTAACCTTTAATATGACCAAATGGCGaaatcataaaaagtaaaaaagagctttttttaacaatatatactaataataactttataaagcacaaattACACCAATAAGAACGTCAAATAAGGAAACGGGGTATGTATgtaaatgaaacaactatccaccagaatTCAAATGACGAAGataaaaacttatattttttgtgcATGCCATCATATAAGTTCGCTGTCTTTAAAATGGTATAGTTATTAAACTTACACAAATGTGCCAAAGATTACATGGGAATATCCTCTTTGCACCATGCAGATGTTTCTCTACCTTTTCGACTCTCCATGGACCTTTTATTTCTGTATCTACCTCGCTCAAGGTCGGTCTAAACTTGCAACTCTTTGGTATGATCTCCCACATCTGTTGTGAGACAACTACATTGCGCCTACTTTTTTCTCTATATTTACGTATTGGATCTTTTGACATGCATTGCATTACACGTtctctaaaatcttgaaataaaATACCTAGTTTTATATGCAACATCATTTTGAAAGTATGTGTGACCAGACAGATAATAATGctaacattttgatttaaaactgAACCCTTTAatacttttgtttaaaatattattttctttctttttttttcatatttagtaCATTGTATTAGTAATTTTGTTGGTATACGTTCATCGAGTGAAATAAGTAGACAACTATAAAGGTTTGGTAATTTTACCTGGTAGTACGTGCTTTAAATAATTCACAAAGAATCCCCACGCTAATCCATATGCAACATTTCCGACTGGAATTTGGGATTTCATTGACACATCTTTCCctacagaaaataaataaataatgttataaacgattaaataatatgtaatgatGAAAATGATCAATTAACCAACTCAATTGCACTGAgataattgttttcaagtcGTATATAGTATGTGACATTTGTATCCAAAACCATGcagaaatgatttaaaatcatAGAAGGTGAATGCAGTGACCTATATATTGGAGGCAAcattattcaattaaaacattgaGTGTATTCACCCTTAAATTGTCAGTCACTGCATTCCGAGACTTCTGCTACAATTTACAAATACTAAAATGAAGTTTAGATCATGTGActtgatttatgttttttttaatgaaatgttgGGATTTTTAATACACCTTCTTAGGAATGTAGACATTTTGGTTTCAATAACAAAATACCACTGAACTGttcataaaagaaatttcaaaattccacactaaaagcataaaaatcagtttattcGAGCGAAGGGTGTGTAAAAGAGTTTCCTAAACATTTTTTACTGAAAACCCACCAACGAGAGGTAAATAGTgaggaaaatcaattatgaTGTTTGGAAACTttcattgacaaaaattaattaCTTTCGATACAACGTAaacatttatgaatattttgttttaattttttttaacataactcACAATACTgcctataaaagagggacaaaagataccaaagggacagtcaaactcataaatctaaaacaaactgacgacgccatggctaaaaatgaaaaagacaaacagaaaaacaatagtaaacatgacacaacatagaaaactaaagaataaacaacacgaaccccatatAACCTTGgtagatttttgaaaatattatatgcATGTATTTAAACACAGAAGCATGTTAATTTGTGGATTTATGATGTTTATCTTTGTTCTGTAGTTTCATTCTTGGGAGGGTTTGTAGTCTGATATAAAGATCAAACATAAACAACATAAacttttgagaaaaaataagaaaatatcatatatgGTAGAAACAATTACTTTAGTCAGAagtattttctttatctttaaacatttacaaaaacgTTTTATAAAGATGTGTAACTTGTTAACCTATATAATTTAACACAAGTGACTATGTTGGTGATACTGAAAACAAGCTGTATAAACTGCACAGTAAATTTATTATAGGTGTGTGCCTTTACTTttgttcttggttttttttccatacAAGTTTTGGTGTTTGcacaaaatagaaacaaaagaGCACAATAACAGATCAATGTATCTAAAGTAAATGAGGTTACATCATACCTTTAGATACTAGTATGTCATACTTGTTTAATACTTACTAAGTATTTACCATTGTTCCCTACATATTTGTACAGTTTAACATGTGTATACTAATGGAAACTTACAGCTTAACGCCTATAAACCCATTTAAGGTGCcaaacttttacttttaaatgaaaatttagaaaacCAAATGGTAATTTATTACactttaaattgttaaatacaGACTTCAAATGCTACAACTGTTTTATCATATCCCTCTTTTGTAGGTAGCAGATATTACGTTCAAACCGTATTCATTGATATATACCTCTCACAGCATCAACAATCATATCCAAGTAATCTTCGTCACGGTCTATACTTATATGCCTAGCCCATCTGATGAATGAGGGAATAGCTGTGGGTGTGATACCATTCAATACTGGAATTACGTTCAACGAGTTCGTCTCTATGCCAATGCTTAAAATCTCTGCCAAAAACATGCTGATCATATCTCTATTTGATGACTCCGTGATGAACAAAATGACCCATCTTGCATCTCGTACACGTCTTTCGATTTCAGACAAAGAATCACCATCTCTCTCGTCTGATGATGCAGGTCGGGCCTGGGAATAccggattttgtttttgtcgAGGTGGTCTTTcactttaaaaactaattttgtGTCCTTGGCGTGATATAATAAACACACTTCGTCTCTGTAATGTTCTGTTTCTTCTGCTTTTTTCACTCCTTcctgtttagaaaaaaagtaaagcTTGGATCAACAAaatttttgtggttttcttTTTTCCTCATTGCacggactttttttcaaaagtacatacatgtatatttaaaaaggtGTTGTTTAATCTTCTATCACAATTATCTCCAATCACTGCCCTTAAGTTCATTGACAAGTAATATAATAAGGATAACAATTATATGACAAAACTCCGGAAAAAATTCAGAACagaatcaaatggcaaaattaagagttcaaacacatcaaacgaatgaaaaacaactgtcatagtgTAATTTCATGACTTAGTATCGGTATTTGTCTTATGTAACAAATAATGGAATAAACCTAATCTTATAACTAGCTAAACCTCGCACTAGTATGCAGTTCGCATAGAACTCCATCATATTGACATCAATgtaaaagcaaaacaaacagatatataacgtaaaaatgtcaaatattggGAAACAAGAGTCAGCATTGTATTTGAATCTTaataactataaaaacaaacaactatgtcaacaaagaaaaacataatgaaTGGTATGCAGGCACTTTATCAGTAAAGCAAATAAGCAAGAATGAAagacaatgataaaaaaaacatggcaCGGTTCCTCATCTTTCTGTTTAAAATCATGCTGatcatatatatctatattttgcacatgttgtttcttttttgaagGAAACTATTTAGgcatattaatatatttaacaaattgaaTACAAACTAGATGTTGCCCTCGTTATCGTGTCATCTTATTAATCAAAGTATCGACAAACCCTTAGGAAACACATATCTGATAGAAACTAAATGTGCACACACGTTTCATGTACAACtagtaaatgtaaatatggAGTCCTTTTGGTTAAGTAGCTCCTGATTTGAGAAAGTGTGATGTACATATTTGTAGGAAGGTCGGACGAacgaaaaaattatataaatatctgtATAACATACCGCTGCCTTTTCGAGTTGATTTTTAATAACGTCATGAACGCCCTGTCTTAGTTGGTATGAAATAGTAGCAGATTCTCCTTTTTCTTCGTCTAAAATGGAAACAAAACTCTACATGCCGAGAAATTGCCTCCGTTGAATGTTTGCAAACATCCCATAGAGAAAACTGCTCGGATGAACAATGTTGATCATGTGGTACATGACAGTGTATTAAGCAACACGTACATCAATTTGTTGAATGCATTCAAGTCTTTAATCTTCCAATAGGAGGTCCACTGGAGTTTTGAAAGAGCATTTCTTTTTATCTCTTGACCTAGAACTCATAGACAAGCGTGTTCTTAAcaagtttacttttttacaaaattattatatttcttaATCTTTGAATGAATACAGACAATCCTGAGAACAGCATGCAAAGGTTACTACACTAGGGTgttttgactttggaatatcgCATCAACATTATAGTATACACATATTTATAGTAGCAAAGAGTGGAAACAAGCTTAAAATAATCGCCCTAGAAACCAAATAGTTCTCAAGGCAAACTTGCTATTGTCTGAAAAAACACTGACTATTTACTAGTTAATAATTTCAGAATCTTTTTTCTAGAACAAACATTTCCcgtatttttataaaacacaatcgTTATGTATGTCCAAGAAAATGTTTGCTTCCAGtaaacagtttttaaaagatttttgaaatattgaaagtattcatcatttataagaaaataaataaatacacagtCAGGTATGATAatcatttgaaatgtttcatTGCAGTTGTAATCAACATACAGTTACTTACCATCGTACATCAACATTTTAGTCAATACACCATACTGTTTGTACTTCTCATGATTAAGGATTTCATTTAGGTAATGGTAAAACCTTTGAACCTCCACATCTCTCTGTGTTTTTGTGAAACTACATAAAATTTCTTCTTTGATTGTCCCAAGTGCACAAAATGCTCCTGGGTATTGGGCAACACAGAAGTATtcctaaataattcaaaatgaataatGTTTATTGTAACATAATACGGCATTTTTCCCTTTTTACCCGATAATCTGCTTAATAGTTTGGTTTCTGAAAAACCATGGTTTATTataaagatttatatatatgaatccATTAAAGAGAATCATGACATACTTTGAAATTGCAACTTCATATAGA comes from the Mytilus trossulus isolate FHL-02 chromosome 3, PNRI_Mtr1.1.1.hap1, whole genome shotgun sequence genome and includes:
- the LOC134712311 gene encoding uncharacterized protein LOC134712311 isoform X1 gives rise to the protein MCHYLRFPKMATGRDPNVKDDEDPWLKAVENADVFVMYNNDDEYEISKYIFTIFQNNKVAYVSPEEHIMPGFRTYQAIDQAISASKKMLLILSKESIENFSFSLETLLALEKSLQTNKLRLIILLKDGLGEENIPKLPMLQLASHVILERNLHEKCIMNVIEMIRADVTIDSVLPAGNLAAGMAWSHFTGYLELVLPELAQGIKKSDWFNDNPGHMPLCLFMLLPHSGRSTGKLGDDDRDVEEVGQIEIIINHRPYSPKVCKVTERDKNGHIKSEYFCVAQYPGAFCALGTIKEEILCSFTKTQRDVEVQRFYHYLNEILNHEKYKQYGVLTKMLMYDDEEKGESATISYQLRQGVHDVIKNQLEKAAEGVKKAEETEHYRDEVCLLYHAKDTKLVFKVKDHLDKNKIRYSQARPASSDERDGDSLSEIERRVRDARWVILFITESSNRDMISMFLAEILSIGIETNSLNVIPVLNGITPTAIPSFIRWARHISIDRDEDYLDMIVDAVRGKDVSMKSQIPVGNVAYGLAWGFFVNYLKHVLPDFRERVMQCMSKDPIRKYREKSRRNVVVSQQMWEIIPKSCKFRPTLSEVDTEIKGPWRVEKVEKHLHGAKRIFPCNLWHICTRDTDYYFAAEYLTPVKTLYNMHISMIAGLSYEQMMHQREDLTEQLRGILTTASKREEYQEKCGIIVYDDSSDEPLSSVIINTIKKETGHKAEHDALLRYLSKDEEK
- the LOC134712311 gene encoding uncharacterized protein LOC134712311 isoform X2, giving the protein MQLYLFPKMATGRDPNVKDDEDPWLKAVENADVFVMYNNDDEYEISKYIFTIFQNNKVAYVSPEEHIMPGFRTYQAIDQAISASKKMLLILSKESIENFSFSLETLLALEKSLQTNKLRLIILLKDGLGEENIPKLPMLQLASHVILERNLHEKCIMNVIEMIRADVTIDSVLPAGNLAAGMAWSHFTGYLELVLPELAQGIKKSDWFNDNPGHMPLCLFMLLPHSGRSTGKLGDDDRDVEEVGQIEIIINHRPYSPKVCKVTERDKNGHIKSEYFCVAQYPGAFCALGTIKEEILCSFTKTQRDVEVQRFYHYLNEILNHEKYKQYGVLTKMLMYDDEEKGESATISYQLRQGVHDVIKNQLEKAAEGVKKAEETEHYRDEVCLLYHAKDTKLVFKVKDHLDKNKIRYSQARPASSDERDGDSLSEIERRVRDARWVILFITESSNRDMISMFLAEILSIGIETNSLNVIPVLNGITPTAIPSFIRWARHISIDRDEDYLDMIVDAVRGKDVSMKSQIPVGNVAYGLAWGFFVNYLKHVLPDFRERVMQCMSKDPIRKYREKSRRNVVVSQQMWEIIPKSCKFRPTLSEVDTEIKGPWRVEKVEKHLHGAKRIFPCNLWHICTRDTDYYFAAEYLTPVKTLYNMHISMIAGLSYEQMMHQREDLTEQLRGILTTASKREEYQEKCGIIVYDDSSDEPLSSVIINTIKKETGHKAEHDALLRYLSKDEEK
- the LOC134712311 gene encoding uncharacterized protein LOC134712311 isoform X3; its protein translation is MATGRDPNVKDDEDPWLKAVENADVFVMYNNDDEYEISKYIFTIFQNNKVAYVSPEEHIMPGFRTYQAIDQAISASKKMLLILSKESIENFSFSLETLLALEKSLQTNKLRLIILLKDGLGEENIPKLPMLQLASHVILERNLHEKCIMNVIEMIRADVTIDSVLPAGNLAAGMAWSHFTGYLELVLPELAQGIKKSDWFNDNPGHMPLCLFMLLPHSGRSTGKLGDDDRDVEEVGQIEIIINHRPYSPKVCKVTERDKNGHIKSEYFCVAQYPGAFCALGTIKEEILCSFTKTQRDVEVQRFYHYLNEILNHEKYKQYGVLTKMLMYDDEEKGESATISYQLRQGVHDVIKNQLEKAAEGVKKAEETEHYRDEVCLLYHAKDTKLVFKVKDHLDKNKIRYSQARPASSDERDGDSLSEIERRVRDARWVILFITESSNRDMISMFLAEILSIGIETNSLNVIPVLNGITPTAIPSFIRWARHISIDRDEDYLDMIVDAVRGKDVSMKSQIPVGNVAYGLAWGFFVNYLKHVLPDFRERVMQCMSKDPIRKYREKSRRNVVVSQQMWEIIPKSCKFRPTLSEVDTEIKGPWRVEKVEKHLHGAKRIFPCNLWHICTRDTDYYFAAEYLTPVKTLYNMHISMIAGLSYEQMMHQREDLTEQLRGILTTASKREEYQEKCGIIVYDDSSDEPLSSVIINTIKKETGHKAEHDALLRYLSKDEEK